A region of Beijerinckia sp. 28-YEA-48 DNA encodes the following proteins:
- a CDS encoding indolepyruvate oxidoreductase subunit beta family protein — MGAQPRTLLIAALGGEGGGVLAEWIVSAALQAKRPVQATSVPGVAQRTGATSYYIEMMDEPAPQGLSPVFALVPVPGRIDYMISSEHLETARLLERGFASPQRTVLISSTSRVYTTAEKMQMGDGRFDGERLDRLCQDLSRSYIALDLERLALDNGTVISATMFGALAAAGAFPFARDICEAAIRSGGRGAEASLKGFAAAFAATKAMLAQPVATAVETTEPAPPSEALRRVVALGQGRCAEYQDEAYAELFLDRVRLLRDAAGSTDDPRQAHALEEGVRRLALWMAYEDIPRVADLKTRKDRFARIRRDAEMRDDQILHVVEYLKPGVEEIAAMLPAKLGNVLMRRAVANQEAGKQTWPFGRGVNLSTTGVTGYWTMRALAGLGRIRRSSLRFAEETAAIERWIAAMRLALQASPTFAGALAELPRLLKGYGDTHLRGRANYAAIWDKIVTPALSNGQLDAAVPRLRQAIAAALADPEGKALQRALTAG, encoded by the coding sequence ATGGGCGCGCAGCCTCGGACTTTGCTCATCGCCGCGCTAGGCGGCGAGGGTGGCGGCGTGTTGGCCGAATGGATCGTCTCAGCCGCGTTGCAGGCGAAACGGCCGGTACAGGCGACATCGGTGCCGGGCGTCGCCCAGCGCACCGGCGCCACCAGCTATTACATCGAGATGATGGATGAGCCAGCGCCGCAGGGGCTTTCGCCGGTCTTCGCCCTTGTGCCCGTGCCGGGCCGCATCGACTACATGATTTCGAGCGAGCATCTGGAAACCGCGCGCCTGCTTGAACGCGGCTTTGCCTCGCCCCAACGCACGGTGCTGATCTCCTCCACCAGTCGCGTCTACACGACGGCCGAGAAAATGCAGATGGGCGATGGCCGCTTTGATGGCGAGCGCCTCGATCGGCTGTGCCAAGATCTGTCGCGATCCTATATCGCGCTGGATCTGGAAAGGCTTGCGCTCGACAATGGTACGGTGATCAGCGCGACGATGTTTGGCGCTTTGGCGGCGGCCGGCGCCTTTCCGTTTGCACGCGACATCTGCGAGGCGGCGATCCGCTCCGGTGGACGTGGCGCAGAAGCGAGCTTGAAAGGTTTCGCCGCTGCCTTTGCTGCGACCAAAGCCATGCTCGCGCAGCCGGTTGCGACGGCTGTCGAAACAACTGAGCCGGCGCCGCCGTCCGAGGCCTTGCGTCGGGTCGTGGCGCTCGGGCAGGGGCGCTGCGCCGAATATCAAGACGAGGCCTATGCCGAATTGTTCCTCGACCGCGTGCGCCTGCTGCGCGATGCCGCCGGATCGACCGACGATCCGCGTCAGGCTCATGCGCTGGAAGAGGGCGTGCGCCGCCTGGCCTTGTGGATGGCCTATGAGGACATCCCGCGCGTCGCCGATCTGAAAACCCGTAAGGATCGTTTCGCCCGCATTCGCCGCGATGCCGAGATGCGCGATGATCAGATTTTGCACGTAGTCGAATATCTCAAGCCGGGCGTCGAGGAGATCGCCGCCATGCTGCCGGCCAAGCTCGGCAATGTGCTGATGCGCCGCGCCGTCGCGAACCAAGAGGCGGGCAAGCAGACGTGGCCGTTTGGACGTGGCGTCAATCTGTCGACCACCGGCGTCACCGGCTATTGGACCATGCGGGCGCTGGCCGGGCTTGGTCGTATACGTCGCTCCTCCCTCCGCTTTGCCGAGGAAACGGCGGCGATTGAGCGCTGGATCGCAGCGATGCGTCTGGCGCTGCAAGCGTCCCCGACCTTCGCCGGCGCTTTGGCGGAACTGCCGCGCTTGCTCAAGGGCTATGGCGATACCCATTTGCGCGGCCGCGCCAATTATGCGGCGATCTGGGACAAGATCGTCACGCCGGCGCTCTCCAACGGGCAGCTGGACGCCGCCGTGCCGCGGCTCCGCCAGGCGATCGCCGCGGCATTGGCCGATCCCGAGGGCAAGGCGCTCCAGCGGGCGCTAACGGCTGGGTAG
- a CDS encoding ABC transporter substrate-binding protein, which produces MTIGFAACRRAAITAVFIGPLLHAPMALAETLKIGISALDDISHVNLQAAIAAGTFKKRGLDVELTVFKGGSPAQEALAAGEVGIVSASPPGVVAALNRGAGQICVGAIRHNASAWYLLTSAASPVTKLEDLAGKKIAIVAKGGTTDFYANWAIQKVGIKADFIPLGTQPTMAAALKSGQVEAAVMFNAFANNLITSGQARVLIDYGKELPKHMPACYASNQAFIKTGGPTLEKFWGGWIEAARKFHADKAWAMDFLKSFYKESDPKVLDFMYETSLRYTEGDPRTDAAEMEATIKMAGVELKKPMAELFTNAFIPEMK; this is translated from the coding sequence ATGACCATCGGATTTGCAGCGTGTCGCCGGGCCGCGATAACGGCGGTTTTCATAGGACCGTTGTTGCACGCGCCGATGGCTTTGGCCGAGACTTTGAAAATCGGCATATCGGCGCTCGACGACATTTCTCATGTCAATCTGCAGGCGGCGATCGCGGCCGGTACTTTCAAGAAACGCGGGCTTGATGTCGAACTGACGGTGTTCAAAGGCGGTAGCCCGGCGCAGGAGGCGCTCGCCGCTGGCGAAGTCGGCATCGTTTCCGCCAGTCCGCCTGGCGTTGTCGCCGCGCTCAACCGAGGTGCAGGTCAGATCTGCGTCGGCGCCATCCGCCACAATGCTTCGGCCTGGTACCTGTTGACGAGCGCTGCGTCACCGGTGACAAAACTCGAAGATCTGGCCGGCAAGAAGATCGCTATCGTCGCCAAGGGCGGCACGACGGATTTCTATGCCAATTGGGCGATCCAGAAGGTTGGCATCAAGGCTGATTTCATTCCGCTGGGCACGCAGCCGACCATGGCGGCGGCGCTAAAATCCGGGCAGGTCGAAGCTGCCGTCATGTTCAACGCCTTTGCCAATAACCTCATTACTTCCGGCCAGGCACGCGTGCTCATCGATTATGGCAAGGAACTGCCGAAACACATGCCCGCCTGCTACGCCAGCAATCAGGCCTTCATCAAGACCGGCGGTCCGACCTTGGAAAAATTCTGGGGCGGATGGATCGAAGCAGCGCGGAAGTTTCACGCCGACAAGGCCTGGGCCATGGATTTCTTGAAAAGCTTCTACAAGGAGAGCGATCCGAAAGTGCTCGACTTCATGTACGAAACGTCGCTGCGCTACACCGAAGGCGATCCACGGACCGATGCAGCCGAGATGGAGGCGACGATCAAAATGGCCGGCGTCGAGCTGAAGAAGCCGATGGCCGAACTGTTTACCAACGCCTTCATCCCCGAGATGAAATAG
- a CDS encoding group III truncated hemoglobin: MKGRPAPTRAMTIDGRFIPEALDEAMIHAVVHGFYDKIRADELLGPVFNSAIAPEAWPTHLAKMCDFWSSTLLRTNRFEGHPLRPHLALPGLGEEHFRRWLTLFRATVQDLCPPDAAALFLDRALRIGHSFRLAIAFHRGENAVQIQPILEESL; the protein is encoded by the coding sequence ATGAAGGGACGACCAGCACCAACGCGCGCCATGACCATCGATGGCCGGTTCATCCCGGAGGCGCTCGACGAGGCGATGATCCACGCCGTCGTGCATGGCTTCTACGATAAGATCCGCGCGGATGAATTGCTCGGGCCGGTCTTTAACAGCGCTATCGCCCCGGAAGCCTGGCCGACCCATCTCGCCAAGATGTGCGACTTCTGGTCATCGACCCTGCTGCGTACGAACCGTTTCGAGGGACATCCGCTGCGGCCGCATCTGGCTTTGCCTGGTCTGGGCGAAGAGCATTTCCGCCGCTGGCTGACATTGTTTCGCGCCACCGTCCAGGACCTGTGTCCGCCCGATGCGGCGGCGCTGTTCCTCGACCGCGCGCTGCGCATCGGCCATTCGTTCCGGCTCGCCATCGCGTTCCATCGCGGCGAGAACGCGGTGCAGATCCAGCCGATCCTTGAGGAAAGTCTCTAA
- a CDS encoding indolepyruvate ferredoxin oxidoreductase subunit alpha produces MAEVSFSKEIELLKLGQGETFQGEGILAVTKALLQSGVTYVGGYQGAPVSHLLDVMVEAKELMGELGVHVQACTNEASAAAMLGASIMYPVRGAVTWKSIVGTNVAADALSNLSSPGVMGGALIVVGEDYGEGASVIQERTHAFAMKSTMWLMDPRPNLQTIVNMVEKSFELSEASNAPVIMELRIRACHVRGAFTASDNIAPKISARDVQKMPAEFLYDRLAHPPVTYKHEKLKFDVRMPAARQFIRDHKLNEIFDGRHGDVGLIIQGGLYNGLIRALQEIGLADAYGRTDIPILALNVVYPLVPEEITAFAAGRKAIAVIEEGQPEYIEHEIGAILRRADINTVLHGKDMFAPTGEYTTEVLVAGLIKLLARHAPSIDTSGGARFANELSDLRGKAQAILAGPLPPRPPGFCIGCPERPVFAALKLAEREVGKVHVSADIGCHAFATFEPFSFGNSILGYGMSLASSAGVQGFSQKRPIAIMGDGGFWHNGLLSGVTSSLLNHGDQILVIMKNGYTSATGTQDVISTPQVDAREKAAGASTVDSDLTIENTLKGMGVKWMRTVNNYRVGDMRKTIVEAMRTPFDGLKVIIAEGECQLERQRRLRPLRAKLLGEGKRVVRERFGVDEDTCTGDHSCIRLSGCPTLTVKPSSDPLKTDPVAHITNGCVGCGLCGANAHAATLCPSFFRAEIVTNPNWIDRAKAGVRRALTAGAA; encoded by the coding sequence ATGGCTGAGGTTTCATTCAGCAAGGAAATCGAGCTGCTGAAACTGGGGCAGGGCGAAACGTTTCAGGGCGAGGGCATTCTCGCCGTCACCAAGGCGCTGCTGCAATCGGGTGTCACCTATGTCGGTGGCTATCAGGGTGCGCCGGTGTCGCATCTGCTCGATGTCATGGTCGAAGCCAAGGAGCTGATGGGCGAGCTTGGCGTCCATGTGCAGGCTTGCACCAACGAAGCCTCCGCCGCCGCCATGCTCGGCGCCTCGATCATGTATCCGGTGCGTGGCGCGGTGACATGGAAATCCATCGTCGGCACCAATGTGGCGGCCGATGCGCTCTCCAATCTGTCGTCGCCTGGTGTCATGGGCGGTGCGCTCATCGTCGTTGGCGAGGATTACGGCGAGGGCGCCAGCGTCATCCAGGAGCGCACCCACGCCTTTGCCATGAAATCCACCATGTGGCTGATGGACCCGCGCCCCAATCTGCAGACCATCGTCAACATGGTCGAAAAGAGTTTTGAACTGTCGGAAGCCTCCAATGCGCCGGTGATCATGGAATTGCGCATCCGCGCTTGCCATGTGCGCGGTGCCTTCACGGCGAGCGACAATATCGCGCCGAAAATCTCAGCCCGCGACGTGCAGAAAATGCCGGCCGAATTCCTCTATGATCGGCTGGCCCATCCGCCCGTCACCTACAAACACGAGAAGCTCAAGTTCGACGTGCGCATGCCGGCGGCGCGCCAGTTCATCCGCGATCACAAGCTCAATGAAATCTTCGATGGTCGCCACGGCGACGTCGGCCTGATCATCCAGGGCGGTCTCTACAACGGCCTCATTCGCGCCTTGCAGGAAATAGGTTTGGCCGATGCTTATGGCCGCACCGATATTCCGATCTTGGCGCTTAACGTGGTCTATCCGCTGGTGCCTGAAGAGATCACCGCCTTTGCCGCCGGCCGCAAGGCCATCGCGGTGATCGAGGAAGGCCAGCCCGAATATATAGAACATGAGATCGGCGCCATTCTGCGCCGGGCGGATATCAACACCGTGCTGCACGGCAAGGATATGTTCGCACCGACGGGCGAATACACGACCGAAGTTCTGGTTGCTGGCCTCATCAAACTTTTGGCGCGGCACGCGCCCTCAATCGACACGTCAGGTGGCGCGCGGTTTGCGAACGAGCTCTCCGATCTGCGCGGCAAGGCGCAGGCGATACTCGCTGGTCCCTTGCCGCCGCGCCCGCCGGGCTTTTGCATCGGTTGTCCGGAGCGCCCTGTTTTCGCGGCGCTGAAGCTGGCCGAGCGCGAAGTCGGCAAAGTTCACGTCTCCGCCGATATCGGCTGTCACGCCTTCGCGACCTTCGAGCCGTTCTCGTTCGGAAATTCCATTCTCGGCTATGGCATGAGTCTCGCTTCGAGCGCTGGCGTGCAGGGTTTTTCGCAGAAGCGGCCGATTGCCATCATGGGTGATGGTGGCTTCTGGCATAATGGCCTGCTCTCTGGCGTCACGTCGTCGCTGCTCAACCATGGCGACCAGATCCTGGTCATCATGAAAAACGGCTATACGTCGGCGACGGGCACACAGGATGTGATTTCGACGCCACAAGTAGATGCGCGCGAAAAAGCCGCCGGCGCCTCGACTGTCGACAGCGATCTCACCATTGAGAACACGCTCAAGGGCATGGGCGTGAAATGGATGCGCACGGTCAACAACTATCGTGTTGGCGACATGCGCAAGACCATTGTGGAAGCCATGCGCACGCCTTTTGACGGCCTCAAGGTGATCATCGCCGAGGGCGAATGTCAGCTCGAGCGCCAGCGCCGCTTGCGACCGCTGCGGGCCAAATTGCTCGGAGAAGGCAAGCGCGTCGTGCGCGAGCGGTTTGGCGTTGATGAGGACACCTGCACGGGCGATCATTCCTGTATTCGCCTGTCGGGCTGTCCGACCCTGACGGTGAAGCCCTCAAGTGATCCGCTGAAGACCGATCCGGTGGCGCATATCACCAATGGTTGCGTCGGCTGTGGCCTGTGTGGCGCCAATGCCCATGCGGCGACCCTGTGCCCATCCTTCTTCCGCGCCGAGATCGTCACCAATCCCAACTGGATCGATCGCGCCAAGGCCGGCGTTCGGCGGGCGCTGACGGCGGGAGCGGCGTGA
- a CDS encoding ABC transporter substrate-binding protein, producing MSKAIATAFACVAFLASPALAQKAQDTLRVAYKAPIATTDIYIDPQPETTLTSVAVYDTLIVFDSQSKTFRPSLAESWKQVTPTQLDMKLREGIKFHDGSPFTADDVVYTLNYISDPKSGLRFSANWGFIDKVEKVDDYNIRIITKSPTPYALARLATTTPIYPKAVHSKLETKGDFGRRSPVGTGPYKVISIDSSNGIKLVRNEDYKPAGPWNSKAKIKNVQLLPIPDPQTQIAQLLTGGLDIILESPKDQSEQLTSMPNITSTAIENTVYTYMNFDAAGRSGLEPLTKLDVRRALSMAIDRPTLAKAIMAGGDMVKVIDAPCNAATQVGCVVDPANIKYDPKAARELLAKAGYPNGFDVEITTIPGVEKLGEAIAGQLRAIGVRAKLENTTFVAFRTKQTSGKLQLLVAHYSSGGLSDVNSAVEYYVGSEPRDYWHDKDITKMANAASAEMDPTARNDMLRKIFNSINDKSLLLSLTTFPAVVVHTTDLVLPKVSTIFTAPELNNIGWK from the coding sequence ATGTCGAAGGCCATTGCCACCGCATTTGCATGCGTGGCGTTTCTGGCATCGCCCGCCCTGGCCCAGAAGGCACAGGATACGTTGCGGGTCGCTTACAAGGCGCCGATCGCCACCACGGACATCTATATCGATCCGCAGCCGGAAACGACGCTCACCTCGGTCGCGGTTTACGACACGCTGATCGTCTTCGACAGCCAGAGCAAAACCTTCCGCCCGTCGCTCGCCGAAAGCTGGAAGCAGGTTACGCCAACCCAGCTCGATATGAAGCTGCGCGAAGGCATCAAGTTCCATGACGGCTCGCCCTTCACCGCCGACGACGTGGTCTATACGCTGAACTACATCTCGGATCCGAAGTCCGGCCTGCGCTTCAGCGCCAACTGGGGCTTCATCGACAAGGTCGAGAAAGTCGACGACTACAACATCCGCATCATCACCAAGAGCCCGACGCCCTATGCGCTGGCGCGCCTCGCCACGACCACGCCGATCTATCCGAAGGCGGTCCATAGCAAGCTCGAAACCAAGGGCGATTTCGGCCGCCGCTCGCCGGTCGGCACCGGCCCCTACAAAGTGATTTCGATCGACTCTTCAAACGGCATCAAGCTCGTGCGCAACGAGGACTACAAACCGGCCGGCCCGTGGAATTCCAAGGCGAAGATCAAGAACGTCCAGTTGCTGCCGATCCCCGATCCGCAGACGCAGATCGCGCAATTGCTGACCGGCGGCCTCGATATCATTCTCGAGTCGCCGAAAGACCAGTCGGAACAGCTCACCTCGATGCCGAACATTACCTCGACGGCCATCGAGAACACTGTCTACACCTATATGAACTTTGACGCGGCTGGCCGCTCCGGTCTCGAGCCCCTGACCAAGCTTGATGTGCGTCGCGCCCTGTCGATGGCCATCGACCGACCGACCCTCGCCAAGGCGATCATGGCGGGTGGCGACATGGTGAAGGTGATCGACGCGCCGTGTAATGCGGCCACTCAGGTCGGTTGCGTCGTCGATCCGGCGAATATCAAATATGATCCGAAGGCGGCGCGCGAACTGCTTGCCAAGGCCGGCTATCCCAACGGCTTCGATGTCGAGATCACCACGATCCCCGGCGTCGAGAAGCTGGGCGAAGCCATCGCCGGCCAGCTGCGTGCCATCGGCGTGCGAGCCAAGCTCGAGAACACCACATTCGTCGCGTTCCGCACCAAGCAGACGTCCGGCAAATTGCAGCTGCTCGTCGCCCACTACAGCTCAGGCGGCCTGTCCGACGTCAATTCGGCGGTGGAATACTACGTCGGCTCCGAACCCCGCGACTACTGGCACGATAAGGACATCACCAAGATGGCCAATGCGGCGTCAGCGGAAATGGACCCGACCGCGCGCAACGACATGCTGCGCAAGATCTTCAACTCGATCAACGACAAGTCCCTGCTTCTGTCGCTGACCACTTTCCCGGCCGTCGTCGTGCACACCACCGATCTGGTGCTGCCCAAGGTCTCGACGATCTTCACGGCGCCGGAGCTCAATAATATCGGCTGGAAATAA
- a CDS encoding TAXI family TRAP transporter solute-binding subunit — protein MQKRVLLRLLAGIFTVLALAIALGLYLSMPTTLRIAVGPDGTEQARFVQAVQRAMIDTRQPFRLNVRTVKNSSDASRLLDKHLVDLAVARSDDPTSNEGRSVAILQKRSIIVVVRKDSGITGVTDLHGRNVAVVGEADSSLPLISRIFAHYEIPPEEVKLKEMRPADVASAMSDGLLDAFILVIDPNSRMPRRILAEITDKLKIPLVFTGMPASEALAFRFRDLVSTEIPAGVFGGTPPRPEAAINTVAISYELIATERMSDTTATALTKSLLDLRTRLRRDQEMSFNIETPPVDELRRFLPHDGTAALVNDDAETFLEKYSDQIWLALFALSIAGSSVTGFLGWATGRRRDDERTFQALLPQLTERLAAADSLEGVDEVQRDFDALVVATLMDTSKRPGLGGEAQDPTPWITLFNRLIATRRAGLEAHGVPSISVHDGQERRQGARIVDLTPRGQ, from the coding sequence ATGCAGAAGCGAGTCCTCCTGCGACTGCTGGCGGGGATCTTTACGGTCCTGGCGCTGGCTATCGCTCTCGGTCTCTATCTTTCCATGCCGACCACCCTGCGCATTGCCGTGGGGCCGGACGGCACGGAGCAGGCGCGTTTCGTCCAAGCTGTACAGCGCGCCATGATCGATACGCGCCAGCCATTCCGTCTCAACGTCCGCACAGTCAAGAACTCTTCCGACGCCAGCAGGCTGCTCGACAAACACCTTGTCGATCTCGCCGTGGCGCGCAGCGACGACCCGACGTCAAACGAGGGCCGATCCGTCGCCATCTTGCAAAAGCGGTCGATCATCGTCGTCGTCCGCAAGGATAGTGGCATCACCGGTGTCACGGATCTCCATGGCCGCAATGTCGCAGTCGTTGGCGAAGCCGATTCCAGCCTGCCGCTGATCTCGCGCATTTTCGCCCATTACGAGATCCCGCCCGAAGAGGTGAAGCTCAAGGAAATGCGGCCGGCCGATGTGGCGAGCGCCATGTCCGATGGTCTTCTCGATGCCTTTATCCTGGTCATCGACCCCAACTCGCGCATGCCGCGCCGCATCCTGGCCGAGATCACCGATAAGCTGAAAATCCCGCTGGTCTTCACCGGCATGCCCGCGTCCGAGGCGCTTGCTTTTCGGTTCCGCGATCTGGTCAGTACGGAAATTCCCGCCGGCGTTTTTGGCGGCACGCCGCCGCGCCCCGAGGCGGCCATCAATACGGTGGCGATCAGCTATGAATTGATCGCCACCGAGCGCATGTCGGATACGACGGCGACGGCGCTGACCAAGAGCCTGCTCGACCTGCGCACCCGCCTGCGCCGCGACCAGGAGATGTCTTTCAACATCGAGACGCCGCCGGTCGACGAGCTGCGCCGCTTCCTGCCCCATGACGGCACGGCGGCATTGGTCAACGATGACGCCGAAACGTTCCTTGAGAAATACAGCGATCAAATCTGGCTGGCGCTGTTTGCCCTGAGTATTGCGGGCTCCTCGGTCACCGGCTTCTTGGGCTGGGCCACCGGCCGCAGGCGCGACGACGAGCGAACATTCCAAGCACTGTTGCCGCAACTGACGGAGAGGCTGGCTGCGGCGGATTCGCTCGAGGGGGTCGATGAAGTGCAGCGGGACTTTGATGCCCTCGTCGTTGCCACCTTGATGGACACCAGCAAACGCCCGGGCCTGGGAGGAGAGGCGCAGGATCCGACGCCGTGGATCACCCTGTTCAATCGACTGATCGCCACCCGCCGGGCAGGCCTTGAGGCACATGGGGTCCCGTCGATCAGCGTTCATGACGGGCAGGAACGCCGGCAAGGTGCCAGGATCGTTGATCTGACCCCGCGCGGTCAATAG
- a CDS encoding ABC transporter substrate-binding protein: MSKAFAGALLCSTVFLVAAPAEAQKAQDTLRVAYKVPISTTDIYYDPQPEMALTSAAVFDMLVAFDAKTKTLRPSLAESWKQVTPTVIEMKLREGIKFHDGSPFTADDVVYTLTYITDPKSNLRSTALWSFIEKVEKIDDHNVRITTKSPTPYALARLAAATPIFPKAVHSRLENKADFGRRTPIGTGPYKVVSVDASSGIKLVRNDDYKPAGSWNARARIKNVHLLPMPDPQTQIAQLLTGGIDIILESPKDQSEQLTTMPNITSTAVGNTVYTYMLFDAAGRSGVEPLTKPEVRRALAMAVDRPLLAKAIMAGGDMVKVVDAPCSPAAQVGCVATPIKFKHDPKAARDLLAKAGYPNGFDVQITTLTGAEKLGEAIAGQLRAIGVRASMDHTTFVAFRTKQTAGKFQILVAHYSSGGTSDVNSVLQTYLENESRDYWRDKELAKLATASAIEMDPKQRDDLLRQTFDMMNDKTLLLPLTTFPAVLVHTTDLVLPQVSTIFTGPEFNNIAWK; this comes from the coding sequence ATGTCGAAGGCTTTTGCCGGGGCTTTGCTATGTTCAACGGTGTTTCTTGTTGCTGCGCCCGCCGAGGCGCAAAAGGCACAGGACACCCTGCGGGTCGCCTATAAGGTGCCGATCTCAACCACGGACATCTATTACGATCCGCAACCGGAGATGGCGCTCACATCCGCAGCTGTGTTCGACATGCTGGTCGCCTTCGATGCCAAGACCAAAACTCTGCGGCCATCGTTGGCGGAAAGCTGGAAGCAGGTCACCCCGACCGTGATCGAAATGAAACTACGCGAAGGCATCAAATTCCACGATGGTTCGCCGTTCACCGCCGACGACGTGGTCTATACGCTGACCTACATCACCGATCCGAAATCCAATCTGCGCTCGACAGCGCTGTGGAGCTTTATCGAGAAGGTTGAGAAGATCGACGACCACAACGTTCGGATCACCACCAAGAGCCCAACGCCCTATGCGCTGGCACGTCTTGCCGCTGCCACACCGATCTTTCCGAAGGCAGTGCATTCGAGGCTCGAGAACAAAGCCGACTTTGGCCGTCGCACGCCAATCGGCACCGGCCCCTACAAAGTGGTTTCGGTTGATGCTTCGAGCGGCATCAAACTTGTCCGCAACGACGACTACAAGCCGGCCGGATCGTGGAACGCGAGAGCGCGCATCAAGAATGTTCACCTCTTGCCGATGCCCGATCCGCAGACGCAGATCGCGCAGCTTCTGACCGGAGGCATCGACATCATCCTGGAGTCACCGAAGGACCAATCGGAACAGCTCACCACGATGCCGAACATCACGTCCACGGCGGTCGGAAACACGGTCTACACCTATATGCTGTTTGATGCCGCCGGCCGTTCGGGCGTGGAACCTCTGACCAAGCCGGAGGTGCGGCGCGCGCTAGCCATGGCGGTCGATCGCCCCCTGCTCGCGAAGGCGATCATGGCCGGTGGCGACATGGTGAAGGTTGTCGACGCGCCTTGCAGTCCAGCGGCGCAGGTCGGTTGCGTCGCCACACCGATCAAATTCAAACACGATCCCAAGGCGGCGCGCGACCTTCTCGCCAAAGCCGGCTATCCCAACGGCTTCGACGTGCAGATCACGACGCTGACTGGCGCCGAGAAGCTGGGCGAGGCCATCGCGGGCCAGTTGCGCGCCATCGGCGTGCGCGCCAGCATGGATCACACCACCTTCGTCGCCTTCCGCACCAAGCAGACGGCCGGCAAGTTTCAGATCCTCGTCGCCCACTACAGTTCCGGCGGCACGTCCGACGTCAACTCGGTGCTGCAGACCTATCTGGAAAACGAATCGCGCGACTATTGGCGCGACAAGGAGCTGGCCAAGCTCGCAACCGCGTCGGCGATCGAAATGGACCCAAAGCAGCGCGACGACCTGTTGCGCCAGACCTTCGACATGATGAATGACAAGACGCTGCTTTTGCCGCTGACCACGTTCCCGGCCGTGCTGGTGCACACGACCGATCTGGTCTTGCCGCAAGTCTCGACCATTTTCACCGGGCCAGAGTTCAACAACATCGCCTGGAAATAG
- a CDS encoding ABC transporter permease, whose product MNRHAIWIIRLSLVAAFFLMWEIAVRSHVIDPLLAPPPSQAIIAAGGLLGDSIIRQNIWATLGRVATAFAIGAPAAILVGFVVGESRRLDRWLGPIIRFALNIPQSIFLPIFLLMFGIGFAQKVAFGVTHVFFVLAVTTIAAVHSIPRELVAASRSFGASTAQIYWKVYTPAMLPTILTGLRLAMIFNVGSVLLAEMYSSRDGIGVLLFGWSEAGKVLEATAMILLLGVATVAFNEAIRVWETRLGGWRLSA is encoded by the coding sequence ATGAACCGGCATGCGATCTGGATCATTCGGCTCAGCCTTGTCGCTGCGTTCTTCCTGATGTGGGAGATCGCGGTGCGTAGCCACGTGATCGATCCGCTGCTCGCGCCACCGCCGAGCCAGGCCATTATCGCCGCCGGTGGCTTGCTTGGCGATAGCATCATCCGGCAAAACATCTGGGCGACGCTGGGGCGTGTCGCCACGGCTTTCGCCATCGGTGCGCCGGCTGCCATTCTGGTCGGCTTTGTGGTCGGGGAAAGTCGCAGGCTTGATCGTTGGCTCGGGCCGATCATCCGTTTCGCGCTCAACATCCCGCAATCGATCTTTCTGCCGATCTTCCTGTTGATGTTCGGTATCGGCTTCGCCCAGAAGGTCGCCTTTGGCGTCACTCACGTCTTCTTCGTCCTGGCGGTGACGACCATCGCTGCCGTGCATTCGATCCCGCGCGAACTTGTCGCCGCCAGCCGCTCGTTTGGCGCCAGCACGGCACAGATCTATTGGAAGGTCTATACGCCAGCCATGCTGCCGACCATCCTCACCGGGCTGCGGCTGGCGATGATCTTCAACGTCGGCTCGGTGCTGCTGGCGGAAATGTATTCTTCGCGCGACGGAATCGGCGTTCTGCTGTTTGGCTGGAGCGAGGCCGGCAAGGTGCTGGAAGCCACCGCCATGATTCTCCTGCTTGGCGTGGCCACTGTCGCGTTCAACGAAGCAATCCGGGTGTGGGAGACGCGGCTAGGCGGCTGGCGGTTATCCGCCTGA